The nucleotide window taaaagataTGGGATTCAGTAGGAAATGGCTTAAATCGGCATTCTTCTTTATCAGCACGGTCAGATTTTCAGTTTTGATTAATGGTTCTCCTGTGGGCTTCTTTCCTTCACAAATGGGTCTTAGGCTAGATGACCATCTATCTCCTTTTCTGTTAGTATTGGTTATGGAAGGATTTAACAGAATGCTAAGGATAGCCAATCATAGTGGATGGATAAGGGGCTTTAAAGAGGCTAGCATTGGTTTCAATATTAAGGAAATTCCATGCtttttatatgttgatgatacaCTTGTTTTTTTATGCTAGTGTGGAGCAAATAAGGCATTTAAGGTTGATATTAACTTTATTTGAAGAATTGTCTGGCCTAAAAGTAGACTAGAGGAAGAGTATTATGTTCTCTATGAATCAAGTGCACAATGTTTGAATACATGCTAGCATACTGGAATGTCAAGTCGGTAGCTTACCAACTAGATGAGGCTCCCTTTAGGTGAAAAGAACATGTCATAAAAAACTTGGCAAGAGGGGATAGAAAGAGGCGAAAAAAGATTTGCAAAATATAACAGTCAATACCTCTCACTGGTTGCAAAAGAGGTGTAAGGTTGGTCCTGATTAATACTGTACCTGACTTAATGCCAACTTATATGATAACTATTCCAGTTAACAGCTAAAGCGAAGAAAAGGTTAGATGCCCTATGGAGAAACTTTCTCTGGCAAAGCAACAAGGATAGATCTTTTCACTCCGTCAAATGGAGCTCTACATCTATTGGCCGAGGAGGAGGATTGGCGATCAGGAATCTGAGGCAGCATAATAGTAACCTTCTGATGAAAAGGCTACGGAGATACAATTCAGAAGAACAAGAACTATTAAGAGAAGTTATCACTATGAAATATGGCCAAGAAAGCCCCCGGTGTTCGAAACAGTCATCTTCTCCAATAGAGTGGGAGTATGGAGGAATATCGAAAATATATGGCCCTCTTTTAGATCAAATATTGATACCGAATGGGTAATGATAGGAGGGTTTCCTTTTGGAATAACAATTGATAAGGCATGGGTCCCTTGAAAGAACAGTTCGCTGACATATTCAAGCTTATATACGACAACCATAAACTACTTTGAGCTCCTACAAAGAACATGGCTGGAACTTCAACTTTTGAAGATGGTTGAATGACTAGGAAATAGGCACGGGTGCAAAATTTTGAAAGCACTAGAGCATTTTTAAGGTTTTAACAAGGACGAAGATAAAGTAAAGCTCACTGTAAAGGACACTTTACAGTGACGTCCTGCTATCCTTTGCCTCTCTACCTCAGATGATCAACAAGCAGTCTCTTGACCTGAAAACAGAGATGAAAGGTGGAGATAACGAAGAACATTGCATGTTTCTCCAGACTATTAGCCAAAGAATCACGCTCAACACATGAGAATTGTAGAAAAGAAGCTTCCAGTTTTGTCCCAGATGTAACTTATCTGGAGGAAAACCAGAGACACTAAAtcatctcttccttcattgccCTATTATGGATAATTGGTAACAGTTGTTTATGAATATGGTAAGCATTAAAGGGGTGATGCCTAGGAGCACCAATGAACTACTCAAATGCTGGGGGAAAAAATAAAGCAAAGGAGATAAAAGAAATGGTGGAATATCATTTTTTTTACAACCATGGTGTCAGGGCCAACTTGCgagcacctcgactaattccagaGGTACCTGCTACCTCCTACCAGCACAGGTACTAAGTAACTCTATCCACATGGCTTAGACAactgggaagaaatcacctagtattttttcCTCCGCTAGAATTTGAACCTGAGACCACATGGTTTTTAACctacttcattgaccactaggccacacccttgggtgccaAAGTTGTATTAGTCCAGAAATGGTGGAATACCATTCTTGCAAGTATATAGTGGACTGTTTGGAGATAGAGGAATGTAATAATTTTTATGTAAAAATGAAATTGTAAAtgaagctgaaactgaatcaTTGATAGAATCTCATAGAGTCCCTCAAGAAAAGAATGGGACTAATCTTTTTTGCTATGTAATATCTGTCCATATTACATagcgagggtctatcggaaacaaacTCTCTACCTCACACAATGTAGGGGCAAGATCTGCGtacctcccagaccccacttgtgggatcacagtaggtatgttgttgttgttattgtaataGCAGTACATATTACATAACCTTTGTTatcttttcaacaaataaaaaaaattagagaCACTGCGCATGGCTT belongs to Nicotiana tabacum cultivar K326 chromosome 6, ASM71507v2, whole genome shotgun sequence and includes:
- the LOC142181669 gene encoding uncharacterized protein LOC142181669, giving the protein MNVQESVKRKTTWLQGPFGGVEVPETIQISASDKARALTVTLLSFYQTCWPIIKGDIMKAVEYSYGQDMGFSRKWLKSAFFFISTVRFSVLINGSPVGFFPSQMGLRLDDHLSPFLLVLVMEGFNRMLRIANHSGWIRGFKEASIGFNIKEIPCFLYVDDTLLTAKAKKRLDALWRNFLWQSNKDRSFHSVKWSSTSIGRGGGLAIRNLRQHNSNLLMKRLRRYNSEEQELLREVITMKYGQESPRCSKQSSSPIEWEYGGISKIYGPLLDQILIPNG